From Garra rufa chromosome 19, GarRuf1.0, whole genome shotgun sequence, the proteins below share one genomic window:
- the glrx gene encoding glutaredoxin-1 produces MAEFVKAQIKGDKVVVFLKPSCPYCILAKDVLSKYKFKSGHLEWIDISGRSDMGSIQDHLQQITGARTVPRVFIGEQCIGGGSDVDGLDRTGKLEGMLQAIGSLQ; encoded by the exons ATGGCAGAATTTGTTAAAGCGCAAATTAAGGGTGACAAAgtagttgtgtttttgaagccgAGCTGTCCTTACTGCATACTCGCCAaggatgttttgtcaaagtatAAATTCAAAAGTGGACACTTGGAATGGATTGACATTAGCGGACGCAGTGACATGGGCAGCATTCAAGACCATCTGCAACAGATCACAGGAGCTCGCACC GTTCCTCGGGTCTTCATAGGGGAACAGTGTATTGGAGGAGGAAGTGATGTCGATGGTTTGGACCGCACTGGAAAGCTGGAAGGCATGTTGCAGGCAATCGGATCTCTGCAGTGA